A single window of Candidatus Zixiibacteriota bacterium DNA harbors:
- the rlmD gene encoding 23S rRNA (uracil(1939)-C(5))-methyltransferase RlmD, with translation MNNKQALIEIADLAFDGKSVGHMDGKVVFLDHGIPGETVLANIVQQKARYNVGQVTEIVTKSADRVEARCDHVAICGGCSWQDLDYNRQLHYKHKQVGDCLQRLGGLDASIVSPIIGADPIFRYRNKMEFSFHVDESTSLGFTLGLHHRGRYDQIFDVAHCHLTSERANQVIGWIRDFVIEHKIPVYDVSNHAGFLRFLVIREGTHTNQILVNIVTNYGDMPEQTKLVDSLTAEFPEVVTIVHNQNGQKSNIAAGEIEIILHGPGYLEEKLFDKIFRIRANSFFQTNSYQTEKLYETGFEMLDMQPTDNLLDLYCGAGAIGILAADRVNSVLGVELVPAAIVAARENAAINNVSNIDFFEGDVKDFLKSQLGLPNKYNAVILDPPRAGLHPKALRRTLELQPEKILYISCNPATFSRDAKEIVSQGYTLPKVTPIDMFPHTKHIELAAVFFHQ, from the coding sequence ATGAATAACAAACAAGCGCTCATTGAGATTGCCGATCTCGCCTTTGATGGAAAATCGGTCGGGCATATGGACGGTAAAGTGGTTTTTCTTGATCACGGTATCCCCGGCGAAACGGTGCTAGCCAATATCGTCCAACAAAAAGCCCGCTACAATGTCGGACAGGTAACAGAGATTGTGACCAAATCCGCTGATAGAGTTGAGGCGAGATGCGACCATGTTGCCATCTGCGGGGGATGTTCATGGCAGGATCTTGATTACAATCGTCAGTTGCACTATAAGCATAAACAAGTTGGAGACTGCCTTCAGAGGCTCGGGGGGTTGGACGCGTCAATAGTCAGTCCGATTATTGGAGCTGACCCTATATTTCGTTATCGAAACAAAATGGAGTTTTCATTCCATGTCGATGAGTCGACATCGTTGGGATTTACTCTCGGTCTTCATCATCGCGGAAGATACGATCAGATTTTTGATGTTGCCCATTGCCATCTGACTTCGGAGCGAGCCAATCAGGTTATTGGCTGGATTCGCGATTTCGTTATCGAGCATAAAATTCCCGTGTATGATGTCTCAAATCATGCCGGCTTTCTCCGTTTTCTTGTCATCCGCGAAGGGACGCACACCAATCAGATATTGGTGAATATTGTCACCAATTATGGTGATATGCCCGAGCAGACAAAACTTGTCGACAGCCTGACTGCCGAGTTTCCCGAAGTGGTAACCATCGTTCATAACCAGAACGGGCAAAAGTCAAATATCGCAGCCGGAGAGATTGAAATTATTTTGCACGGCCCGGGATATCTCGAAGAAAAACTCTTTGATAAGATATTTCGAATTCGTGCCAACTCATTTTTTCAGACAAACAGCTACCAGACAGAAAAGCTCTATGAGACCGGCTTTGAAATGCTGGACATGCAACCAACAGACAATCTTCTTGACCTGTATTGCGGGGCCGGAGCGATTGGGATTCTGGCCGCGGATAGGGTGAACAGTGTATTGGGTGTCGAGCTTGTCCCGGCGGCTATTGTAGCGGCGAGGGAAAATGCGGCTATAAATAATGTCTCAAATATCGATTTCTTCGAAGGGGATGTCAAAGATTTCCTCAAAAGCCAGCTTGGCCTTCCAAATAAGTACAATGCCGTTATTCTCGACCCACCCCGAGCGGGACTCCATCCCAAAGCTCTCAGACGGACGCTTGAATTACAGCCTGAAAAAATTCTTTATATTTCATGTAATCCGGCGACATTTTCACGGGACGCCAAAGAGATTGTCTCGCAAGGATATACATTGCCAAAAGTTACTCCGATCGACATGTTTCCTCATACTAAACACATCGAGCTTGCAGCCGTCTTTTTTCACCAGTAA
- a CDS encoding DUF885 domain-containing protein gives MQRWTLLFVALILTFSFSHDSIAASKKKQKAVKKPTIESTTTEALLTLQAFYPVNATQMGVHDYDGSLVDYSPKSVTEIIKKLETFHNRFKSFTTSGLSPRESINFQLVRSNVEIALQDLKTIGWYKKSPQHYVDEAVNGVYSILLTDKAQNPKRLASVLSRMRAVPKLFATASVNIKNPPAIYIELAKESLESGIEFYKEAAESLIKGNPKKAKEIRAVSDAAREAMSSFMTSLSAIKPGPEKGFAIGESAFDYKLAHEYFLSYNSDSLLAIGEELLKSAREDYSAYETYIEENKQNGQDSVFTPAAFNKRDILDYYGWEVDQVKLFIQVNDLITVPDDIAPIDVVETPSFLRSMVAGIAYQPAGAFDLVQQGYFYVRPVPDSLDRSQIEARYRFVHRRGFKGSVVHEAFPGHHLQMQIASAHPDPIRKWQANPMMIEGWALYCEEMMYNAGLFGNEDPAQWLAILGGIRFRAARIVADVKLHTGQFTYSQCVDWMVDVLDAKTDAEKDYLKKSVRKYTLTPTVWMSYLVGKQEIENLRDAMSLRDGDGFSEREFYDQLLAEASIPPALMWQALSLEHESTPQKETSFKLSEE, from the coding sequence ATGCAACGTTGGACACTACTTTTTGTCGCGCTCATTCTTACCTTTTCGTTTTCGCATGATTCTATCGCCGCTTCTAAGAAAAAACAGAAGGCGGTCAAAAAGCCGACAATTGAATCGACTACCACTGAAGCCCTCTTAACGCTGCAGGCTTTCTATCCGGTGAACGCAACCCAGATGGGTGTTCATGATTATGACGGTTCTCTGGTCGACTATTCGCCCAAGTCCGTCACCGAGATCATAAAAAAACTTGAGACCTTCCATAACCGGTTCAAATCATTTACGACTTCGGGTTTGTCGCCACGGGAGTCCATTAATTTCCAACTCGTCAGATCAAATGTGGAGATAGCCTTGCAGGATCTCAAGACAATCGGCTGGTATAAAAAGTCGCCTCAACATTATGTCGATGAAGCCGTGAATGGCGTCTACTCAATTCTTCTGACAGATAAAGCTCAAAACCCTAAACGGCTCGCTTCAGTTCTATCGCGTATGCGCGCCGTGCCGAAATTGTTTGCAACGGCATCTGTGAACATAAAAAATCCGCCTGCAATCTATATCGAGCTTGCCAAAGAATCGCTCGAGTCAGGAATTGAATTTTATAAGGAAGCCGCAGAGAGTCTGATAAAGGGGAATCCCAAGAAGGCAAAAGAAATTCGTGCAGTGTCAGACGCCGCGCGCGAAGCGATGAGTTCGTTCATGACATCGCTCAGTGCAATCAAGCCCGGCCCTGAAAAAGGATTTGCCATCGGGGAAAGTGCGTTCGATTATAAGCTTGCTCATGAATATTTTCTGTCCTATAACTCCGATTCGTTGCTTGCCATAGGCGAAGAGTTATTGAAATCGGCGCGTGAAGATTATTCCGCATATGAGACATATATCGAAGAGAACAAGCAGAATGGACAGGATTCGGTTTTTACACCCGCCGCATTCAACAAACGGGATATTCTCGATTATTATGGCTGGGAAGTCGACCAGGTGAAACTTTTCATCCAAGTCAATGACCTCATAACGGTCCCGGACGACATAGCGCCTATTGATGTAGTTGAGACGCCGTCGTTTCTACGTTCAATGGTTGCCGGAATAGCCTATCAGCCAGCTGGTGCCTTTGATCTTGTTCAGCAAGGATATTTTTACGTGCGGCCTGTGCCAGATAGTTTAGATCGAAGTCAGATAGAAGCTCGTTACCGCTTTGTTCACCGCCGCGGCTTCAAGGGCTCAGTTGTCCACGAGGCATTCCCCGGGCATCATCTCCAGATGCAAATTGCTTCAGCTCATCCTGATCCGATCAGAAAATGGCAGGCCAATCCGATGATGATAGAAGGCTGGGCGCTCTACTGCGAGGAGATGATGTACAATGCCGGATTGTTCGGGAATGAAGACCCCGCGCAGTGGCTTGCGATTCTTGGCGGGATACGTTTCCGCGCCGCCCGAATTGTAGCTGATGTGAAGTTGCATACAGGGCAGTTTACATACAGTCAGTGTGTTGACTGGATGGTCGATGTGCTCGACGCCAAAACCGATGCCGAAAAAGACTATCTCAAAAAGTCTGTGCGAAAATACACACTCACACCGACGGTATGGATGTCGTATTTAGTTGGCAAACAAGAAATAGAGAATCTTCGTGATGCCATGTCGTTGCGCGATGGCGACGGTTTTAGCGAGCGTGAGTTCTATGACCAATTGCTTGCCGAGGCCTCAATCCCGCCGGCGTTAATGTGGCAAGCGCTCAGCCTCGAGCACGAATCTACTCCTCAGAAGGAAACTTCATTCAAGCTTTCTGAAGAATGA
- a CDS encoding HIT domain-containing protein translates to MTNDTLWAPWRADFILKKKEKGCIFCRRLKERDSIKNLIVYRGQSCFVILNKFPYNGGHTMIVPIRHVGQIEKLNPSESVEFFKLTQKTAAILKKVLKPHSLNLGMNLGKASGAGIPGHLHMHIVPRWIGDTNFMPVIGQTKVISISLDGVYDRLKKEFDKL, encoded by the coding sequence ATGACTAATGATACTTTATGGGCTCCGTGGAGGGCAGACTTCATTTTAAAGAAGAAAGAAAAGGGTTGTATTTTCTGCCGCAGGCTGAAGGAGCGGGATTCGATTAAAAACCTTATCGTCTATCGAGGTCAATCATGCTTTGTTATCTTAAATAAATTCCCATACAACGGTGGTCATACCATGATTGTCCCGATAAGGCATGTTGGCCAGATTGAAAAGTTGAATCCGTCAGAATCGGTGGAATTCTTTAAACTCACCCAGAAAACCGCAGCGATTCTCAAGAAAGTTCTTAAACCGCATTCGCTGAACCTTGGGATGAATCTGGGCAAAGCCTCCGGGGCGGGCATACCCGGGCATTTACATATGCACATTGTGCCACGGTGGATCGGTGATACGAATTTTATGCCAGTCATCGGGCAAACGAAAGTCATCTCGATCTCGCTCGACGGGGTCTACGACCGCTTGAAAAAAGAATTTGACAAGTTATGA
- a CDS encoding aconitase family protein, giving the protein MKRRKNIPTKIELQQLQKLYKTDEKIGERLGGVPAYLVAYWRRKKNIPKYALPKFSESDVRNLWERYGDDEKAGLDLAISKAAFYNWRRRYGFKDKPAFLKLEQLELAFPGSKTNGQGVPLYGKRTMAQKIFAKAAGVQEAPVGAVLEVEPDLILSGCEASQIIQAFKKLNVEYVWNPNKVLFSLGSCPPQTTKSPANLRKLIYDFARRQAVKNIYDNHDGAGYEIAIENGYILPGQLAVVTDQPNSVYGCMGGLALKIGTAEAAPVWAQGKLQMTVPATVRIAIGGRRPRGVSALDIMLAIIQQLTGTGATEKIVEFGGSIVGQMTINERLTLAAFAGNLGSTAAICPYDATTRRYLAGRTGSRIHPVIPDKDAEYDAQYQFTVDQFTPLVAGPGGFESIRSVTEMEGMVVHQIILGSVGGGRFEELRIAADILKGKQIADDCRMYIVPDSRSVYLEALKKGLVRLFIEAGATVTQPAQDISALLSPLYLADGEKALVTADRGLMVRGEELKSEVYICSAATAAASALNGSVTDPARYVR; this is encoded by the coding sequence ATGAAACGCCGCAAGAACATACCCACCAAAATCGAACTGCAACAACTGCAAAAGCTATACAAGACCGATGAGAAAATCGGAGAGCGTCTTGGCGGTGTTCCGGCATATCTTGTCGCGTACTGGCGGCGCAAAAAAAACATTCCAAAATACGCGCTTCCCAAATTTTCCGAGAGTGATGTTCGCAATCTCTGGGAACGATATGGCGATGATGAAAAAGCGGGTCTTGATTTGGCAATTTCAAAAGCCGCTTTTTATAACTGGCGGCGGCGCTATGGATTCAAGGATAAACCGGCATTTCTCAAACTCGAACAGCTCGAACTTGCTTTCCCCGGCTCCAAAACCAACGGACAGGGGGTGCCCCTCTATGGCAAACGGACTATGGCCCAAAAGATTTTCGCCAAAGCTGCTGGTGTCCAGGAGGCTCCGGTGGGCGCAGTCCTGGAAGTCGAGCCTGATCTCATTTTGTCCGGCTGTGAGGCCAGCCAGATTATACAGGCTTTTAAAAAGCTAAATGTCGAATATGTCTGGAATCCCAACAAGGTACTCTTTTCGCTTGGTTCATGTCCTCCGCAGACCACAAAAAGCCCTGCGAATCTTCGAAAGCTCATCTACGATTTTGCTCGAAGACAGGCTGTCAAAAACATCTATGATAATCATGACGGCGCAGGCTACGAAATAGCAATCGAGAACGGATATATCCTGCCGGGTCAACTGGCGGTTGTCACAGATCAGCCCAATTCCGTCTATGGGTGTATGGGTGGATTGGCCTTAAAAATCGGAACTGCGGAGGCCGCTCCAGTTTGGGCACAAGGGAAACTGCAGATGACTGTGCCGGCGACTGTGCGTATTGCTATCGGAGGACGACGTCCGCGCGGAGTAAGCGCGCTTGATATCATGCTTGCCATCATCCAGCAACTCACCGGAACGGGCGCCACTGAGAAAATAGTAGAATTTGGGGGTTCAATTGTCGGACAAATGACTATCAATGAGCGGCTGACTCTCGCCGCATTCGCCGGCAATCTTGGGTCAACAGCGGCAATATGCCCATACGACGCCACCACCCGTCGGTATTTAGCCGGCCGCACCGGAAGCCGCATACACCCGGTGATTCCGGATAAAGACGCGGAGTATGATGCCCAATATCAGTTCACAGTCGATCAATTTACGCCCCTTGTTGCGGGGCCGGGTGGTTTTGAATCGATCCGCTCTGTTACGGAAATGGAAGGGATGGTTGTCCACCAGATAATTCTTGGTTCGGTGGGAGGCGGCCGCTTTGAGGAACTCCGCATCGCTGCTGATATTTTGAAGGGAAAACAGATTGCCGATGACTGCCGAATGTATATCGTGCCGGATTCGCGGTCGGTTTATCTTGAAGCCCTCAAGAAGGGACTTGTGCGCCTATTCATCGAAGCCGGCGCCACAGTGACCCAACCCGCTCAGGATATCAGCGCGCTTCTCTCTCCGCTATACCTGGCTGATGGCGAGAAAGCCCTAGTGACGGCCGACAGAGGGCTAATGGTCCGCGGCGAAGAATTAAAATCTGAAGTCTATATTTGTTCAGCGGCTACCGCGGCGGCCTCAGCCTTAAACGGCTCAGTTACCGATCCCGCGCGATATGTGCGCTAG
- a CDS encoding YHS domain-containing protein — MTQFVDPVCYMSVTEESSAGHSNFENQTYYFCSADCKRQFDEDPQKYARKAIGNRVR, encoded by the coding sequence ATGACACAATTTGTAGATCCAGTTTGCTACATGTCGGTGACTGAGGAATCGTCTGCAGGCCACTCAAATTTTGAGAATCAGACATATTATTTCTGCAGTGCGGATTGTAAACGCCAGTTTGACGAAGATCCGCAAAAGTATGCCAGAAAGGCAATCGGGAACAGAGTTCGGTAG
- a CDS encoding plastocyanin/azurin family copper-binding protein, which produces MERVIKPRMKDLRANKLSHLYFAIALSLSFGAILIAGCAHNDETSAPAEEVPSNPSSALAPPEDEFWMQNLQFNPLMRTVSPGATVTWRNIEEIEHTVTSGTSGTPTTLFESGVIEQDSAFQHTFDTAGTYSFFCRLHPETMQGTVVVQ; this is translated from the coding sequence ATGGAAAGAGTAATTAAACCGAGGATGAAAGACTTGAGAGCAAATAAACTCTCTCATTTATATTTTGCGATTGCATTGTCATTAAGTTTCGGAGCCATTCTAATAGCAGGATGCGCACACAATGATGAAACGTCTGCTCCTGCCGAGGAGGTTCCGTCAAATCCATCGTCGGCGTTGGCTCCGCCAGAAGATGAGTTTTGGATGCAAAACCTGCAGTTTAATCCATTGATGCGCACCGTTTCTCCGGGTGCCACTGTAACATGGAGAAATATCGAGGAAATCGAACATACTGTCACGAGCGGTACGTCCGGAACCCCGACAACACTCTTCGAGAGCGGAGTTATTGAACAGGATAGCGCTTTCCAGCATACATTTGACACTGCGGGGACATATTCCTTCTTCTGTCGACTGCACCCAGAAACAATGCAGGGAACAGTCGTCGTGCAGTAG
- the rpe gene encoding ribulose-phosphate 3-epimerase has protein sequence MTRIAPSVLAADFSKLGLEITDATQAGVDILHLDIMDGHFVPNISYGPAVVETVDRLTDVFLDVHLMLSEPEKYFEAFASAGADNITFHLEIHPDPQAHASQLKKLGVQAGLAINPDMPVERALPYLEHFDFFLIMSVFPGFGGQKFIPSALQKIASAREFIDRRGLSTKIEVDGGVDLTNTASIVAAGADVLVMGTAFFGAQNKKQRLQDIYSTLNVSPKKS, from the coding sequence ATGACACGTATCGCTCCATCTGTCTTAGCCGCTGATTTCTCAAAACTTGGACTTGAAATCACCGATGCCACGCAGGCGGGTGTTGATATTCTGCATTTGGATATCATGGATGGTCATTTTGTCCCCAACATATCATATGGCCCGGCTGTGGTTGAAACGGTCGACAGGCTGACCGATGTCTTTCTCGATGTTCATCTCATGCTGTCAGAACCCGAAAAGTATTTCGAAGCCTTTGCCAGCGCTGGCGCCGATAATATCACATTTCATCTTGAGATACATCCCGATCCTCAGGCTCATGCGTCGCAGTTAAAAAAGCTCGGCGTGCAGGCCGGGCTGGCAATAAATCCCGATATGCCGGTCGAGCGAGCGCTCCCGTACCTTGAGCATTTCGACTTTTTTCTCATCATGTCGGTCTTTCCCGGGTTCGGGGGACAGAAATTCATCCCATCAGCATTACAAAAAATTGCCTCTGCCAGAGAATTTATTGATCGGAGGGGACTTTCCACCAAAATCGAGGTGGATGGCGGCGTCGATTTGACTAATACCGCATCGATTGTCGCAGCCGGAGCGGATGTCTTGGTGATGGGCACAGCTTTTTTTGGCGCACAGAATAAGAAACAGCGACTTCAGGATATTTATTCAACACTAAACGTCAGCCCCAAGAAATCATGA
- a CDS encoding transketolase, producing the protein MTFDTWRGFRQAKLESKRRAELTEMARQARGNILKMTTVANSGHPGGSMSSLEIYLMLYTTANVDPKNPYRDDRDRIIVSHGHTSPGAYVSLAAAGFFDVAPALYGFRQAGSPFEGHVERSVPGIEWDTGNLGQGLSVGVGKAIYGKLSKQDFHTYVLMGDGEQQKGQISEARRVAMKFNLSRLTAVVDYNGLQISGKITDILPQNIKGEWEADGWRVVEIDAHNLDEVYGAFYEAKKYDKAPTVILAHSTMSKGIGFMENDENYHGAAIKAEQMKEALACLTGEDLVDNVVDLLARRKQGPPPPFQTKHADFPRVDTGQPIYYKADEKSDNRSAWGKALVSVADANLSRPDFVMGVFDCDLSKSVKTDGFAKKYPANFFQCGITEHSTAATVGSLSAEKALAVWADFGVFGIDETYNQARLNDINHANVKLFCTHSGVNVGEDGKTHQCIDYFALLNSTFGWKVITPADPNQTDRIVRYVLSNPGNFAVIMGRAVIPVVTSEDGKAYFGENYRYRYGRMETIRRGEDLVLVAAGNMLPYAMQAWDRLAKDGKRISLVSVSDWCDLHRDDLDALSQYSQIVTLEDHNIKTGLGTTLAAALFESGVCRPITKLGVTHYASSGTPDDLYKMLGIDAAGVTKTISGLLQRVGTTV; encoded by the coding sequence ATGACTTTTGATACATGGCGCGGATTTCGCCAAGCCAAACTCGAATCCAAGCGGCGCGCAGAACTCACCGAAATGGCGCGTCAGGCACGAGGCAATATACTCAAGATGACTACAGTAGCAAACTCAGGGCATCCGGGTGGCTCCATGTCCTCACTCGAGATTTATCTGATGCTTTACACAACTGCTAATGTCGATCCTAAAAATCCGTATCGCGATGATCGCGACCGAATTATTGTTTCCCATGGTCACACCTCGCCCGGCGCCTATGTCTCGCTTGCGGCGGCCGGATTTTTTGATGTCGCACCCGCGCTTTATGGATTTCGTCAGGCCGGTTCTCCTTTCGAAGGTCATGTCGAACGGTCAGTTCCCGGCATTGAGTGGGACACAGGCAACCTTGGACAGGGGCTTTCTGTCGGTGTCGGCAAGGCAATATATGGAAAGCTATCCAAGCAGGACTTTCACACGTATGTACTGATGGGGGACGGTGAACAGCAAAAGGGACAGATAAGCGAAGCCCGCCGAGTGGCGATGAAATTCAACCTCTCTCGGCTGACGGCAGTTGTCGATTACAATGGTCTCCAAATTTCCGGCAAAATCACGGATATTCTACCGCAGAATATCAAAGGGGAATGGGAAGCCGATGGCTGGCGGGTGGTAGAAATCGATGCTCACAATCTCGACGAAGTCTACGGCGCATTTTATGAAGCGAAAAAATATGACAAAGCTCCAACTGTGATTCTGGCTCATTCAACAATGAGCAAAGGAATCGGTTTTATGGAAAATGATGAAAATTATCACGGAGCCGCAATCAAAGCCGAGCAGATGAAAGAGGCGCTGGCTTGCCTGACTGGAGAGGATTTAGTCGATAATGTTGTCGACCTGTTGGCTCGCCGGAAACAGGGGCCTCCGCCGCCATTCCAAACGAAGCATGCTGACTTTCCCCGTGTCGATACCGGCCAGCCAATATATTATAAGGCCGATGAAAAGAGCGATAATCGAAGCGCATGGGGGAAAGCCTTAGTATCTGTCGCCGATGCAAATCTATCCCGGCCGGATTTTGTGATGGGGGTTTTCGACTGCGACTTGTCAAAATCAGTCAAGACCGACGGTTTTGCGAAGAAATATCCGGCGAATTTTTTCCAGTGCGGAATTACCGAACATAGTACAGCCGCGACAGTTGGTTCCCTTTCGGCAGAAAAAGCGCTCGCGGTTTGGGCGGATTTTGGTGTATTCGGAATCGATGAGACATATAATCAAGCGCGACTGAACGACATCAACCACGCCAATGTGAAACTCTTCTGCACCCATTCAGGCGTGAATGTCGGAGAAGACGGGAAGACCCATCAGTGTATCGATTATTTTGCGCTATTGAACTCCACTTTCGGCTGGAAAGTTATCACCCCCGCAGATCCCAACCAGACCGATAGAATCGTCCGCTATGTCCTTTCTAATCCGGGTAATTTTGCGGTTATCATGGGACGGGCGGTAATTCCAGTGGTCACAAGCGAGGATGGGAAGGCATATTTTGGCGAGAACTATCGCTATCGGTATGGGCGGATGGAGACAATTCGAAGGGGCGAAGACCTTGTTCTTGTTGCCGCTGGAAATATGCTGCCGTATGCAATGCAGGCTTGGGATCGACTTGCAAAAGACGGCAAACGAATATCGCTCGTCTCTGTCTCCGATTGGTGCGACCTGCACCGCGACGACCTTGATGCGTTATCACAGTACTCGCAGATAGTAACCCTTGAGGATCATAACATCAAGACTGGCCTTGGAACAACTCTTGCCGCGGCACTTTTTGAATCGGGCGTATGCCGTCCAATCACCAAGCTCGGTGTCACACACTACGCTTCTTCGGGTACACCTGACGACCTCTATAAAATGCTCGGTATCGATGCCGCGGGCGTAACAAAGACAATCTCGGGATTGCTGCAGAGAGTTGGAACGACTGTATGA
- the gnd gene encoding decarboxylating 6-phosphogluconate dehydrogenase, translating to MKLGFVGLGKMGFNMVTRLRRGEHDVTVFDNNPAVVNEIEKTGAVGAPSIQAMTEQLTAPRIVWVMVPSGEITDSVITEVASGLGSGDIIIDGGNSNYHDTVARGVQLDKRGIILLDAGTSGGLWGLANGYCLMIGGEKTAFTTAEMIFKTLAPPDGYLHVGASGAGHYVKMIHNGIEYGMMQAYAEGFEILNASKYPLDISKISHLWNQGSVVRSWLLELAERAFSEDPKLEKLTGYVGDSGEGRWTVQEAIDRDVPAVSLTYALMTRFRSRQEDSFSAKVLAALRNQFGGHAVKGK from the coding sequence ATGAAATTAGGTTTTGTAGGACTTGGGAAAATGGGCTTCAATATGGTCACTCGGCTTCGTCGAGGCGAGCATGATGTGACCGTCTTCGATAATAATCCGGCAGTGGTTAACGAGATAGAAAAAACTGGCGCGGTAGGAGCGCCATCGATCCAGGCAATGACAGAACAGTTAACTGCTCCTCGCATCGTCTGGGTGATGGTTCCGTCTGGCGAAATAACAGATAGTGTCATAACCGAAGTCGCCTCGGGTCTTGGTTCCGGCGATATTATTATTGATGGCGGCAATTCAAATTACCATGACACCGTGGCGCGCGGAGTTCAACTTGACAAACGTGGAATTATACTGCTCGATGCTGGCACATCGGGCGGCCTCTGGGGGCTGGCAAACGGATACTGTCTGATGATCGGCGGAGAGAAAACCGCATTTACGACGGCCGAGATGATATTCAAAACCCTTGCGCCTCCCGACGGCTACCTTCATGTTGGAGCATCCGGAGCGGGACATTATGTAAAGATGATTCATAACGGTATCGAATATGGAATGATGCAGGCGTATGCCGAGGGTTTTGAGATACTCAACGCTTCAAAGTACCCGCTTGATATTTCAAAGATATCCCACCTGTGGAATCAAGGTTCAGTTGTTCGTTCGTGGCTGCTTGAGTTGGCCGAGCGGGCATTCAGCGAGGATCCGAAGTTAGAGAAACTGACAGGGTATGTCGGAGATTCGGGCGAAGGACGGTGGACAGTACAGGAAGCGATTGACCGTGATGTCCCCGCCGTTTCGCTCACGTATGCCCTTATGACCCGCTTTCGGTCGCGTCAGGAAGATTCGTTTTCGGCGAAAGTCCTTGCGGCGCTTCGCAACCAATTCGGTGGACATGCAGTCAAAGGGAAATAA